AGTTCCTGCGCAAACGCGATCGTGTCTTCGAGCGTCCAGCCGCCTTCGACCCAGTCGGTCGCGGAAACACGCACGCCGACCGGTTTGTCAGCGGGAAATGCAGCGCGCACGATATCGAATATTTCAAGCGGAAAGCGCATGCGGTTTTCAAGCGAGCCGCCGTAGTCGTCGCCACGCTGATTGGCGATCGGCGAGAGGAACTGATGCAGCAGATAACCGTGCGCCGCGTGCACTTCCAGTCCGTCGACGCCGAGACGCGCGGCACGGCGAGCCGAGGCCGCGAATGCTTCGCGAATACGGTTCAGCGCAGGCGTGTCGAGTGCCAGCGGCGGCTCTTCGCCGGCCTTGTGCGGCAACGCGGACGGCGCGTGCGGCAGCCATCCGCCTTGCGACACCGGAATCAGCTGGCCGCCTTCCCACGGCGCCTGGCTCGACGCCTTGCGCCCCGCGTGCGACAACTGCATCGTGACCTTGACGTGCGAATGCTTGCGGATCGCGGCCAGCACAGGCACGAGCGCGGCTTCCGTCACGTCGTCCCACAAGCCGAGATCGCCGGGTGTGATGCGGCCTTCCGGCTCGACCGAGGTCGCCTCGATGCACAGCATGCCGGCACCGGATAACGCCATGCTGCCGAGATGGATCATGTGCCACGCCGTTGCCTCGCCACGGTCGGCGGAATACTGGCACATCGGGGACACGACGATACGATTGGGAAGCGTCACGCTACGCAGCGTGAGCGGAGAAAAAAGCGCGCTCATGGATTACGCCCAGTAGAAACCCGAGAGCGATCGAGCATAGCA
The nucleotide sequence above comes from Paraburkholderia aromaticivorans. Encoded proteins:
- a CDS encoding NADH:flavin oxidoreductase/NADH oxidase, translated to MSALFSPLTLRSVTLPNRIVVSPMCQYSADRGEATAWHMIHLGSMALSGAGMLCIEATSVEPEGRITPGDLGLWDDVTEAALVPVLAAIRKHSHVKVTMQLSHAGRKASSQAPWEGGQLIPVSQGGWLPHAPSALPHKAGEEPPLALDTPALNRIREAFAASARRAARLGVDGLEVHAAHGYLLHQFLSPIANQRGDDYGGSLENRMRFPLEIFDIVRAAFPADKPVGVRVSATDWVEGGWTLEDTIAFAQELKKRGCDWIDVSSGGVSPLQKIPLEPGYQIPFAKAVKEATGLATIGVGLITDPLHAEQLIEAGDADLIALARALLYNPRWPWHAAAQLGATVEAPPQYWRSQPREQKALFGDISFGQR